GGCTGAAGGTATTTATAGCCGCATTTTTTGAAGTGTTTTGGGTGATTGGGTTAAAGCATGCGGATGATCCATTATCATGGGCAGGGACCATCCTATGCATAGCAGTCAGTTTTTATTTGATGATAATGGCTGGCAAAGTCCTGCCTGTGGGAACGGTATATGCGGTCTTTGTGGGCTTGGGCACTGCTGGTACAGTTTTATCTGAAATTGTATTTTTCGGAGAGCCTTTGAAATTATCTAAAATAATTCTTGTTCTTATTTTGTTATTAGGTGTTTTAGGCTT
This window of the Cytobacillus pseudoceanisediminis genome carries:
- a CDS encoding DMT family transporter → MQWLKVFIAAFFEVFWVIGLKHADDPLSWAGTILCIAVSFYLMIMAGKVLPVGTVYAVFVGLGTAGTVLSEIVFFGEPLKLSKIILVLILLLGVLGLKLVTNEDKGAEAS